The following coding sequences lie in one Girardinichthys multiradiatus isolate DD_20200921_A chromosome 13, DD_fGirMul_XY1, whole genome shotgun sequence genomic window:
- the mgat1b gene encoding alpha-1,3-mannosyl-glycoprotein 2-beta-N-acetylglucosaminyltransferase b → MVRKKNSFILCGAFLFVAWNALLLLYLWGRPPISHLGDGGGAEPGRNDEWGAGRGKIGQVNLAEEMIRLAEEVEVHLDTQKKLLKQIESHRAVWARQKDVGKRETASNIKAEVQQQPQKTPEPLRNSMDVRDQTYIQRPVNYVAPSLHPEQAIEKIRNTKVTTPFSSPEFIIPILVIACDRVTVKRNLDRLIQYRPSAELYPIIVSQDCGHAETARVIGSYGEQVTHIKQPELSDIKVRPEHRKFQGYYKISRHYRWALNQVFNVFSHSTVVIVEDDLEVAPDFFEYFRALYPILCSDPTLWCVSAWNDNGRDALIDPSKAELLYRTDFFPGLGWMLLKELWDELEPKWPSAFWDDWMRQPEQRKNRSCIRPEISRTITFGRKGVSLGQFFDQYLRYIRLNTEFVPFTKQDLSFLLKDKYDEIFIQEVYSSTSVKIEDLQHGGNLKGPGPYRVQYSSRDSFKVFARNLGVMDDLKSGVPRTGYRGVVSFLHRGRRVFLAPPEGWTQYDISWS, encoded by the exons ATGGTTCGCAAGAAAAATTCTTTTATATTATGTGGCGCTTTCTTGTTTGTTGCCTGGAATGCTTTGCTTCTGCTTTATCTTTGGGGTCGACCGCCCATTAGCCATCTTGGAGATGGTGGAGGGGCTGAACCAGGGAGAAATGATGAGTGGGGTGCAGGCAGGGGTAAAATTGGTCAAGTCAACCTTGCTGAAGAGATGATTCGACTAGCAGAAGAGGTTGAAGTTCATCTTGATACTCAGAAAAAGCTACTAAAGCAGATTGAAAGTCACAGAGCAGTGTGGGCACGGCAGAAGGATGTTGGGAAAAGGGAAACCGCTTCTAATATAAAAGCAGAGGTTCAGCAGCAGCCTCAGAAAACTCCAGAACCTCTCAGAAACAGCATGGATGTTAGGGACCAAACCTATATACAAAGGCCTGTTAATTACGTAGCTCCAAGCTTACATCCAGAACAGGCTATTGAGAAAATCAGAAACACTAAAGTGACGACTCCTTTTTCTAGCCCAGAATTCATCATTCCCATCCTGGTTATTGCTTGTGACAGAGTCACAGTGAAGCGGAACCTTGACAGACTCATACAGTACCGCCCTTCTGCAGAACTATATCCAATCATTGTTAGCCAAGACTGTGGCCATGCTGAGACCGCTCGTGTGATTGGTTCATATGGAGAGCAAGTGACACATATAAAACAACCAGAACTGTCTGACATCAAAGTCAGGCCAGAGCACAGGAAGTTCCAGGGCTACTACAAAATCTCCAGACATTATCGATGGGCATTAAACCAAGTGTTCAACGTGTTCTCCCACTCTACAGTGGTCATAGTGGAGGATGACTTGGAG GTGGCACCAGACTTCTTTGAGTATTTCCGAGCCCTGTATCCCATCTTGTGCTCTGACCCTACCCTATGGTGTGTTTCTGCTTGGAACGATAATGGCAGGGATGCTTTGATTGATCCTTCCAAAGCTGAGCTCCTTTACAGAACAGACTTCTTTCCTGGCCTGGGCTGGATGCTGCTGAAGGAGCTGTGGGACGAACTGGAACCAAAATGGCCTTCAGCCTTCTGGGATGACTGGATGCGTCAACCTGAACAGCGCAAAAACCGCTCCTGTATAAGACCCGAAATCTCCCGGACTATTACCTTTGGCAGGAAAGGTGTCAGTTTAGGCCAATTCTTTGACCAATACCTTCGTTATATTAGGCTAAACACTGAGTTTGTGCCTTTCACCAAACAGGATTTGTCATTTTTGCTAAAGGATAAGTATGATGAAATCTTTATTCAAGAGGTTTATAGCTCCACATCAGTGAAGATTGAAGACCTTCAGCACGGGGGTAATTTAAAAGGACCTGGACCATACAGGGTGCAGTACTCCAGCAGAGACAGTTTTAAAGTATTTGCTCGAAATTTGGGAGTGATGGATGACTTAAAATCTGGAGTTCCTCGCACAGGTTACAGGGGCGTAGTCAGCTTCCTGCATCGTGGCCGAAGGGTCTTCTTGGCTCCACCAGAGGGCTGGACGCAGTATGACATAAGCTGGAGCTGA